Proteins from one Nicotiana tabacum cultivar K326 chromosome 23, ASM71507v2, whole genome shotgun sequence genomic window:
- the LOC107793279 gene encoding gamma-tocopherol methyltransferase, chloroplastic isoform X1: protein MSSTCYSASSIQSLNPTCPSSLIFTLHKPQLLQIHSIKETKRTRTVRTYNSNTRTRRRMTSVAAMNAVSSPEVEVQNQQELKKGIAELYDESSGIWEDIWGDHMHHGFYEPQSSVSLSDHRAAQIRMIEESLRFASVSDDPAKKPRSIVDVGCGIGGSSRYLAKKYGATAQGITLSPVQAERAQALAAAQGLGDKVSFQVADALNQPFPDGQFDLVWSMESGEHMPDKQKFVGELARVAAPGGTIILVTWCHRDLSPSEESLLPEEKELLNKICKSFYLPAWCSTADYVKLLQSNSLQDIKAADWSENVAPFWPAVIKSALTWKGFTSILRSGWKTIKAALAMPLMIEGYKKGLIKFAIITCRKPE from the exons ATGAGCAGCACCTGCTATTCTGCTTCTTCTATCCAATCACTTAACCCCACGTGTCCCTCTTCCCTTATCTTCACTCTCCATAAACCCCAGTTGCTACAGATTCACAGTatcaaagaaacaaaaagaacaaGAACTGTTAGAACTTATAATAGTAACACTagaacaagaagaagaatgaCTAGTGTTGCTGCAATGAATGCTGTGTCATCACCAGAAGTTGAAGTACAGAATCAACAGGAGTTGAAAAAAGGAATTGCAGAATTATATGATGAGTCATCTGGGATTTGGGAAGATATTTGGGGTGACCATATGCATCATGGATTTTATGAACCTCAATCATCTGTTTCACTTTCTGATCATCGTGCTGCTCAGATCCGTATGATTGAAGAGTCTCTACGTTTTGCTTCTGTTTCTG ATGATCCAGCAAAGAAACCAAGGTCCATAGTTGATGTTGGATGTGGGATAGGAGGCAGTTCTAGGTACCTTGCAAAGAAATATGGCGCTACAGCTCAAGGCATCACGTTGAGTCCTGTACAAGCCGAGAGGGCTCAAGCTCTTGCTGCTGCTCAAGGATTAGGCGATAAG GTTTCTTTTCAAGTTGCAGACGCCTTGAATCAGCCATTTCCAGACGGGCAATTTGACTTGGTTTGGTCCATGGAGAGTGGAGAACACATGCCGGACAAACAAAAG TTTGTTGGCGAATTAGCTCGAGTGGCTGCACCAGGAGGCACAATCATACTTGTGACATGGTGCCACAGGGATCTTTCCCCTTCAGAGGAATCTCTGCTTCCAGAGGAGAAAGAGTTGTTAAATAAGATATGTAAATCCTTCTATCTTCCTGCATGGTGTTCCACTGCTGATTATGTGAAGTTACTTCAATCTAACTCTCTTCAG GATATCAAGGCAGCAGATTGGTCTGAGAATGTCGCTCCATTTTGGCCAGCAGTAATAAAATCTGCACTGACATGGAAGGGCTTTACATCAATCCTACGCAGTG GATGGAAGACAATCAAAGCTGCACTTGCAATGCCACTTATGATTGAAGGATACAAGAAGGGTCTGATCAAATTTGCCATCATCACTTGCCGTAAACCTGAGTA
- the LOC107793279 gene encoding gamma-tocopherol methyltransferase, chloroplastic isoform X2 yields MSSTCYSASSIQSLNPTCPSSLIFTLHKPQLLQIHSIKETKRTRTVRTYNSNTRTRRRMTSVAAMNAVSSPEVEVQNQQELKKGIAELYDESSGIWEDIWGDHMHHGFYEPQSSVSLSDHRAAQIRMIEESLRFASVSDDPAKKPRSIVDVGCGIGGSSRYLAKKYGATAQGITLSPVQAERAQALAAAQGLGDKVSFQVADALNQPFPDGQFDLVWSMESGEHMPDKQKFVGELARVAAPGGTIILVTWCHRDLSPSEESLLPEEKELLNKICKSFYLPAWCSTADYVKLLQSNSLQDIKAADWSENVAPFWPAVIKSALTWKGFTSILRSGWKTIKAALAMPLMIEGYKKGLIKFAIITCRKPE; encoded by the exons ATGAGCAGCACCTGCTATTCTGCTTCTTCTATCCAATCACTTAACCCCACGTGTCCCTCTTCCCTTATCTTCACTCTCCATAAACCCCAGTTGCTACAGATTCACAGTatcaaagaaacaaaaagaacaaGAACTGTTAGAACTTATAATAGTAACACTagaacaagaagaagaatgaCTAGTGTTGCTGCAATGAATGCTGTGTCATCACCAGAAGTTGAAGTACAGAATCAACAGGAGTTGAAAAAAGGAATTGCAGAATTATATGATGAGTCATCTGGGATTTGGGAAGATATTTGGGGTGACCATATGCATCATGGATTTTATGAACCTCAATCATCTGTTTCACTTTCTGATCATCGTGCTGCTCAGATCCGTATGATTGAAGAGTCTCTACGTTTTGCTTCTGTTTCTG ATGATCCAGCAAAGAAACCAAGGTCCATAGTTGATGTTGGATGTGGGATAGGAGGCAGTTCTAGGTACCTTGCAAAGAAATATGGCGCTACAGCTCAAGGCATCACGTTGAGTCCTGTACAAGCCGAGAGGGCTCAAGCTCTTGCTGCTGCTCAAGGATTAGGCGATAAG GTTTCTTTTCAAGTTGCAGACGCCTTGAATCAGCCATTTCCAGACGGGCAATTTGACTTGGTTTGGTCCATGGAGAGTGGAGAACACATGCCGGACAAACAAAAG TTTGTTGGCGAATTAGCTCGAGTGGCTGCACCAGGAGGCACAATCATACTTGTGACATGGTGCCACAGGGATCTTTCCCCTTCAGAGGAATCTCTGCTTCCAGAGGAGAAAGAGTTGTTAAATAAGATATGTAAATCCTTCTATCTTCCTGCATGGTGTTCCACTGCTGATTATGTGAAGTTACTTCAATCTAACTCTCTTCAG GATATCAAGGCAGCAGATTGGTCTGAGAATGTCGCTCCATTTTGGCCAGCAGTAATAAAATCTGCACTGACATGGAAGGGCTTTACATCAATCCTACGCAGTG GATGGAAGACAATCAAAGCTGCACTTGCAATGCCACTTATGATTGAAGGATACAAGAAGGGTCTGATCAAATTTGCCATCATCACTTGCCGTAAACCTGAGTAG